From Haemorhous mexicanus isolate bHaeMex1 chromosome 37, bHaeMex1.pri, whole genome shotgun sequence, one genomic window encodes:
- the LOC132341283 gene encoding mucin-3A-like, translating into MELGGSAFILIFLLFVPSGALSASCANGGTVVGDTCACPPGHSGPLCETPDPASACRNGGTAVGTTCYCPPGFGGPRCQRHDPASACHNGATAFGTRCVCPPGFRGDTCQELEELGPCLNGGTLEKGTCRCPPTAWGPRCECTWTGPTTAAGRGLYVNDTAGTSGTVTATTAGGDTADAPSVRRARNVTARPVEGNATTVGSGIVVITAGGVVGRNVTVTAVVSASTVTHGVASTDHDVVTTTERDTTVYSGTDHDVVTTTERDTTVYGGTDHDVVTTTERDTTIYGGTDHDVVTTTERDTTVYSGTDHDVVTTTERDTNIYGGTDHDVVTTTERDTTIYGGIDHGVVTTTERDTTIYGDTDRDVVTTTERDTTIYGGIDHDVVTTTERDTTIYGGIDHDVVTTTERATRVRASVPLATTTGGNTTPMLPEGRVTNVTSSHLRNATRATTVEGEATAVDGDTTVTRSNLVGGDTTAMEGDTEATPMEGDTEATPVATTVNNTKATTVESDTVTVPPGHLGSHNKATTRVRNTTAMGNNTRATTLKGDTSVTTVEGHTRAMENSTRATITESDTGATSLESDTTATSLESDTTATSLESDTGATTLESHTLSTLSVVPADVTSTPAPPNATGTVLDVTESPPNVTEATRALSHVSAGTTGDFLTTSTVPPTATRATMATICLYLPHGASPPAIVCRNGGVANRTHCLCPPGYSGPTCETPDPADRCAGGSTAVGDRCICPPGRTGPRCATPDPATACRHGGTAVGTECYCPPRLLRTPL; encoded by the exons ATGGAGTTGGGTGGCAGCGCCttcatcctcatcttcctcctctttgtcCCCTCGGGGGCTCTGTCAG CCTCCTGCGCCAACGGTGGCACCGTGGTTGGGGACACCTGCGCTTGTCCCCCCGGCCACTCCGGCCCCCTCTGCGAGACCCCCGACCCCGCCAGCGCCTGCCGCAACGGTGGCACCGCCGTGGGGACAACCTGCTACTGTCCCCCGGGGTTTGGGGGACCCCGGTGCCAGCGCCATGACCCCGCCAGCGCCTGCCACAACGGGGCCACCGCCTTTGGGACAAGGTGCGTGTGCCCGCCCGGCTTCCGCGGGGAcacctgccaggagctggaggagctcgGGCCGTGCCTCAACGGTGGCACCTTGGAGAAGGGGACGTGCCGGTGTCCCCCCACGGCTTGGGGACCTCGGTGCGAGTGCACCTGGACAGGCCCGACCACGGCGGCGGGGAGGGGGTTGTACGTCAATGACACGGCGGGGACGAGCGGCACGGTGACGGCCACCACCGCGGGAGGGGACACCGCGGATGCGCCATCGGTGAGGAGGGCCAGGAATGTCACGGCCAGGCCTGTGGAGGGCAATGCCACCACCGTGGGAAGTGGCATTGTGGTCATCACCGCTGGTGGCGTTGTGGGAAGGAACGTCACTGTCACCGCTGTGGTCAGTGCCAGCACGGTCACTCACGGGGTGGCCAGCACGGACCATGACGTGGTGACCACCACAGAGAGGGACACAACGGTCTACAGTGGCACTGACCATGACGTGGTGACCACCACAGAGAGGGACACAACTGTCTACGGTGGCACTGACCATGACGTGGTGACCACCACGGAGAGGGACACAACCATCTATGGTGGCACCGACCATGACGTGGTGACCACCACAGAAAGGGACACAACGGTCTACAGTGGCACTGACCATGACGTGGTGACCACCACAGAGAGGGACACAAACATCTATGGTGGCACCGACCATGACGTGGTGACCACCACAGAGAGGGACACAACGATCTATGGTGGCATTGACCATGGCGTGGTGACCACCACGGAGAGGGACACAACCATCTATGGTGACACAGACCGTGATGTGGTGACCACCACGGAGAGGGACACAACGATCTATGGTGGCATTGACCATGACGTGGTGACCACCACAGAGAGGGACACAACGATCTATGGTGGCATTGACCATGACGTGGTGACCACCACAGAAAGGGCCACCAGGGTCAGGGCAAGTGTCCCCTTGGCCACCACCACAGGGGGGAACACCACGCCGATGCTGCCAGAGGGCCGCGTAACAAATGTCACGTCCTCACACCTGAGGAatgccaccagggccaccaccGTGGAGGGTGAGGCCACAGCCGTGGACGGTGACACCACGGTCACTCGGTCAAACCTCGTGGGAGGTGACACCACGGCCATGGAGGGTGACACCGAGGCCACCCCCATGGAGGGTGACACAGAGGCCACACCAGTGGCCACCACGGTAAACAACACCAAGGCCACCACAGTGGAAAGTGACACCGTGACGGTGCCACCAGGACACCTGGGAAGCCACAACAAGGCCACCACCAGGGTGAGGAACACCACGGCCATGGGGAacaacaccagggccaccaccTTGAAAGGTGACACCAGTGTGACCACCGTGGAGGGCCACACCAGGGCCATGGAGAACAGCACCAGGGCCACCATCACGGAGAGTGACACCGGGGCCACCAGCTTGGAAAGTGACACCACGGCCACCAGCCTGGAAAGTGACACCACGGCCACCAGCCTGGAAAGTGACACCGGGGCCACCACCCTGGAGAGCCACACCCTGTCCACCCTCTCAGTCGTCCCTGCCGACGTCACCTCGACACCAGCCCCGCCCAATGCCACCGGCACCGTCCTGGATGTCACCGAGAGCCCGCCCAACGTCACCGAAGCCACCAGGGCGCTGTCCCACGTCTCTGCCGGGACCACCGGGGACTTTTTGACCACCTCCACTGTCCCCCCCacggccaccagggccaccatggCCACCATCTGCCTCTACCTGCCACATGGCGCCAGCCCCCCGGCCA tcgTGTGCCGCAACGGCGGCGTGGCCAACCGGACCCACTGCCTGTGCCCCCCCGGCTACTCCGGCCCCACCTGCGAGACCCCCGACCCCGCTGACCGCTGCGCCGGCGGCAGCACGGCCGTGGGTGACCGCTGCATCTGCCCCCCCGGCCGGACCGGACCTCGCTGTGCCACCCCCGACCCGGCCACCGCCTGTCGCCACGGTGGCACCGCCGTGGGCACCGAGTGCTACTGCCCCCCCCGGTTACTCCGGACCCCGCTGTGa